The following proteins are encoded in a genomic region of Hoeflea phototrophica DFL-43:
- a CDS encoding quinone oxidoreductase family protein: MKAIVVSTHGGPEVLEWRDHATGAPGPGEVLIRQEAVGLNFIDVYFRTGLYPAPNGMPLVPGNEGAGVVEAIGEGVTTLKIGDRVAYAGPIGAYAQQRVIAADRLVKVPDEIALDVAASMMLKGMTAEYLLRRTFEVKPGDTILFHAAAGGVGLIAGQWAKALGATVIGTVGSAEKAKLASANGYDHVINYREDDFVARVKDITGSKGVDVVYDSVGKDTFPGSLDCIRPRGMWASFGQSSGPIEPFNIGLLSQKGSLYATRPTLFTYIASRAELEASAGALFDVVAKGDVKIEINQRYPLAEAARAHSDLEGRKTSGTTVLLP, translated from the coding sequence ATGAAGGCGATCGTTGTTTCCACTCATGGCGGACCCGAAGTTCTTGAATGGCGCGACCATGCAACCGGTGCGCCCGGCCCCGGCGAAGTGCTGATCCGTCAGGAGGCTGTCGGGCTCAATTTCATCGATGTCTATTTTCGGACCGGGCTCTATCCGGCGCCCAACGGCATGCCTCTGGTGCCGGGAAATGAAGGGGCCGGCGTGGTTGAAGCGATCGGCGAGGGTGTGACCACGCTTAAGATCGGCGACCGGGTTGCCTATGCCGGGCCGATCGGCGCCTATGCGCAACAGCGCGTGATCGCCGCGGACCGACTGGTCAAGGTGCCTGACGAAATCGCGCTGGACGTTGCTGCGAGCATGATGCTCAAGGGGATGACCGCCGAATATCTGCTCAGGCGCACATTCGAGGTGAAGCCAGGTGATACGATCCTGTTTCACGCTGCCGCGGGTGGCGTTGGCCTGATTGCCGGACAATGGGCCAAGGCTCTTGGCGCCACCGTCATTGGAACGGTTGGCTCGGCTGAAAAGGCCAAACTCGCAAGCGCCAACGGCTATGATCATGTGATCAATTACCGTGAGGACGATTTTGTCGCGCGGGTCAAGGACATCACCGGCAGCAAGGGTGTCGACGTTGTCTATGATTCGGTGGGCAAGGACACGTTTCCCGGTTCGCTCGATTGCATAAGGCCGCGCGGCATGTGGGCGAGCTTTGGCCAATCATCCGGACCGATCGAGCCGTTCAACATCGGACTTCTTTCCCAGAAGGGCTCGCTGTACGCAACGCGGCCAACGCTTTTCACCTACATCGCCAGCCGTGCCGAACTCGAAGCGTCTGCGGGCGCGCTGTTTGACGTGGTGGCAAAAGGTGATGTGAAGATCGAGATCAATCAGCGTTACCCGCTGGCCGAGGCGGCACGTGCGCACAGCGATCTTGAGGGGCGAAAAACCTCCGGCACCACGGTTCTGTTGCCCTGA
- a CDS encoding DsbA family oxidoreductase: MTSTPTLTTAPALTIDVVSDVMCPWCYIGKRRLEAALADVRKEMDVEVRWRPYQLDSTLPKQGKDRKQYLEDKFGGPEGAEKAYAPVHAAGVEENIPFALNDIPASANTLDAHRVIRWAGSEGLVAQDATVEALFKAYFEDGKNIGDDEVLIEAATEAGLDREIVARLLAGEADKDTVSAEIDQARQMGVTGVPCFIIDMKYAVVGAQPAEALADAMRKVAQEKLNNPEAAPEADNDA; the protein is encoded by the coding sequence ATGACCTCCACACCGACCCTCACCACAGCACCTGCCCTGACGATCGACGTTGTCTCGGATGTGATGTGCCCATGGTGCTACATCGGCAAGCGCCGGCTTGAAGCAGCACTTGCCGATGTCCGCAAGGAAATGGATGTCGAGGTGCGCTGGCGCCCCTATCAACTTGATTCAACGCTGCCCAAGCAGGGCAAGGACCGGAAGCAGTATCTCGAGGACAAGTTCGGTGGTCCCGAGGGCGCCGAAAAAGCCTATGCCCCGGTTCATGCCGCCGGCGTGGAAGAAAACATCCCTTTTGCCCTCAACGATATCCCGGCGTCCGCCAATACGCTTGATGCCCACCGGGTCATCCGCTGGGCCGGCTCGGAAGGTCTCGTCGCCCAGGACGCGACCGTCGAAGCATTGTTCAAGGCCTATTTCGAAGACGGCAAAAACATTGGTGACGACGAGGTCCTCATCGAAGCCGCAACCGAAGCCGGGCTCGATCGGGAAATTGTGGCGCGGCTGCTTGCAGGCGAAGCCGACAAGGACACCGTCAGCGCCGAAATCGATCAGGCAAGACAGATGGGTGTAACCGGCGTGCCCTGTTTCATCATCGATATGAAATATGCCGTCGTCGGCGCTCAGCCCGCGGAAGCGCTCGCCGACGCCATGCGCAAGGTAGCTCAGGAAAAGCTCAACAACCCCGAAGCTGCGCCGGAGGCAGACAACGACGCCTGA
- a CDS encoding UbiH/UbiF family hydroxylase, protein MQAHYDIAVVGGGLAGTVAALAAAAEGWRVAFIAPKPPRQDGRTTALLSESLDLLSSLGVWDMVRPSSAPLRTMRILDGTSRLFRAPPVSFHSSEIDLDAFGYNIPNQPLFDTLHAAAASESRIGRFEASLTTAEKIEDEILLYLDDGTEIRAAAALAADGRNSTLREAMGIRVKTWSYPQSALVMNFSHRFGHGDVSTEFHTEQGPFTQVPLPGNRSSLVWAVKPDQVDDILALPRKQLNAEVERRMQSILGAVEVENEPQAWPLSSLIATRFGAGRTMLVGETGHAFPPIGAQGLNLGLRDIRQAIDALREAGGPEQAPRAVESYNRKRRIDVTSRTAGVDLLNRALLSSFLPMQALRAGGLVALSSIPPLRLLAMREGMTPGWRKSGLNQ, encoded by the coding sequence ATGCAGGCTCATTACGACATCGCCGTGGTTGGCGGCGGTCTCGCCGGCACGGTCGCAGCACTTGCGGCAGCCGCTGAAGGCTGGCGGGTCGCATTCATCGCACCCAAGCCGCCTCGCCAGGATGGCCGCACCACGGCATTGCTGTCGGAATCGCTCGATCTGCTCTCCAGCCTCGGCGTCTGGGATATGGTTCGTCCGTCATCTGCGCCGTTGCGCACCATGCGCATTCTCGATGGCACCAGCCGTCTGTTTCGCGCACCCCCGGTATCGTTTCATTCCTCCGAAATCGACCTCGACGCATTCGGATACAACATCCCCAACCAGCCGCTGTTTGACACGCTCCATGCCGCAGCCGCCTCGGAAAGCAGGATCGGCCGTTTCGAAGCATCTCTCACCACCGCCGAAAAGATCGAAGATGAGATTTTGCTGTATCTCGACGATGGAACCGAGATCCGCGCCGCCGCCGCACTGGCCGCCGATGGCCGCAACTCGACCCTGCGCGAAGCGATGGGAATTAGGGTCAAGACATGGTCCTATCCGCAATCGGCGCTTGTGATGAATTTCAGCCATCGTTTTGGCCACGGAGATGTTTCGACCGAGTTTCACACCGAACAAGGCCCATTCACCCAAGTGCCCCTGCCCGGCAACCGCTCGAGCCTGGTCTGGGCCGTCAAGCCTGATCAGGTCGATGACATTCTGGCGCTCCCGCGCAAGCAACTCAACGCGGAAGTCGAACGCCGGATGCAGTCCATCCTCGGCGCGGTCGAGGTTGAAAATGAACCTCAGGCCTGGCCGCTTTCAAGCCTGATTGCCACCCGCTTTGGCGCGGGCCGCACCATGCTGGTCGGCGAGACCGGGCATGCCTTCCCGCCCATCGGCGCACAGGGCCTCAATCTTGGGCTTCGCGATATCCGGCAGGCCATCGACGCACTGCGGGAAGCCGGCGGCCCTGAACAGGCACCGCGCGCAGTGGAAAGCTACAACCGCAAGCGTCGCATTGATGTGACCAGCCGCACTGCAGGCGTCGATCTGCTCAACAGGGCACTGCTGAGTTCGTTTCTGCCGATGCAGGCATTGCGTGCCGGCGGCCTTGTGGCCCTGTCATCGATTCCACCGCTCAGGCTTCTTGCGATGCGCGAAGGCATGACACCGGGATGGCGCAAGAGCGGCCTAAACCAATAG
- a CDS encoding DUF1326 domain-containing protein, whose protein sequence is MADVEWALKGELVLSCNCTVFCPCVLSLGQHPPTEGYCQTWAGFRIDNGFYGDTDLSGLNLGLIMEIPGYMSRGNWTAGLFVDKRASIYATKAFTKIFTGKAGGTTSLLSILVGNFLGVQQEPISYEVEGNKRIVKIPKIIDGIVAPIPGKKNGEDTVISNSEYWIAPEIIVAKSERSKLRAFGRNWNFAGRSAEICALDWSGPN, encoded by the coding sequence ATGGCTGATGTTGAATGGGCTTTGAAGGGCGAACTGGTGCTGTCATGCAATTGCACCGTCTTTTGCCCTTGCGTGCTTTCGCTTGGCCAGCATCCGCCGACCGAGGGCTATTGCCAGACCTGGGCGGGTTTCCGGATTGACAATGGCTTTTATGGCGACACCGATCTGTCGGGGCTGAATCTGGGCCTGATCATGGAGATCCCGGGATATATGAGCCGCGGAAACTGGACTGCCGGCCTGTTTGTCGACAAGCGCGCCTCGATCTATGCCACCAAGGCCTTCACCAAGATATTCACCGGCAAGGCCGGTGGCACCACCTCATTGCTTTCTATCCTGGTCGGGAATTTTCTCGGTGTTCAGCAGGAGCCGATCAGCTATGAGGTTGAGGGCAACAAGCGGATCGTCAAGATCCCCAAGATCATCGACGGGATCGTCGCACCGATTCCAGGCAAGAAAAACGGTGAGGACACCGTGATCTCGAATTCAGAGTACTGGATTGCGCCCGAAATCATCGTTGCCAAATCCGAGCGTTCCAAATTGCGGGCTTTTGGCCGAAACTGGAATTTTGCCGGCCGCTCGGCTGAAATCTGCGCGCTCGACTGGAGCGGACCGAACTGA
- the hspQ gene encoding heat shock protein HspQ translates to MSLKVAKFTIGQVVKHRIFPFRGVIFDVDPVYANTEEWWNAIPENVRPRKDQPFYHLLAENDDTEYVAYVSEQNLLIDDSENPIRHPQLAEFFETQIDGVYMPKERISH, encoded by the coding sequence ATGTCGCTAAAAGTTGCCAAGTTCACCATCGGTCAGGTCGTCAAACACCGGATTTTCCCCTTCCGGGGTGTCATCTTTGATGTTGACCCGGTCTACGCCAACACCGAGGAGTGGTGGAACGCCATTCCCGAGAATGTGCGCCCGCGCAAGGATCAACCCTTCTATCATCTGCTCGCGGAAAATGATGACACCGAATATGTGGCCTATGTGTCGGAGCAGAACCTGTTGATCGACGACAGCGAAAATCCGATCCGCCACCCGCAATTGGCCGAGTTCTTCGAAACCCAGATCGACGGCGTCTACATGCCAAAAGAGCGGATCAGTCACTGA
- a CDS encoding invasion associated locus B family protein produces the protein MNATIKTVFATIMSAGLAAAFMPATASAQGANQGWYKTCTKQEDNDVCIVQNIITAPTGQLLTAIGLISITGKVNRMLLQVTVPTARLIQPGINLQVDGGQAQRVEYQICMPETCVAESALTDAMVNSFKKGGEMVLTSVNYQRTPNPLKISLEGFTQAWDGEPIAQSELQERQRLLQEEMAKKAEEARKKLEEAQAAAKKN, from the coding sequence ATGAACGCAACCATCAAGACCGTTTTCGCAACCATCATGTCAGCTGGCCTCGCTGCTGCGTTCATGCCGGCAACCGCGTCGGCACAGGGTGCCAATCAGGGCTGGTACAAGACCTGCACCAAGCAGGAAGACAATGATGTGTGCATCGTTCAGAACATCATCACCGCGCCCACGGGTCAGCTGCTGACCGCTATCGGCCTGATCAGCATCACCGGCAAGGTCAACCGCATGCTGCTTCAGGTAACCGTGCCGACCGCGCGGCTGATCCAGCCGGGCATCAATCTGCAGGTTGATGGCGGACAGGCTCAGCGCGTCGAGTATCAGATCTGCATGCCCGAAACCTGCGTGGCGGAATCAGCGCTCACCGATGCAATGGTCAATTCCTTCAAGAAGGGTGGCGAGATGGTGCTGACATCGGTCAACTACCAGCGCACGCCGAACCCGCTGAAGATCTCGCTTGAAGGCTTCACCCAGGCTTGGGACGGCGAGCCGATTGCCCAGTCCGAGCTCCAGGAACGCCAGCGTCTGCTTCAGGAAGAAATGGCCAAGAAGGCCGAGGAAGCGCGCAAGAAGCTTGAAGAAGCGCAGGCAGCTGCCAAGAAGAACTGA
- the pcsA gene encoding phosphatidylcholine synthase has product MKLPFKYRRVPYAEIRAFSVHILTASGSFMAFLALVAAAEGRFVDLWWWLGLALLIDGIDGPIARKLNVKEVLPNWSGVMLDNVIDYVTYVLIPAFALYQSGMIGETLSFVAAGLIVVSSAIYYADTGMKVEENFFSGFPVVWNMLVFTLFVIKASELVAFGIVLVAVVMTFLPINFLHPVRVARLRPLNLTVFGIWSVLSGYALLLHFDSPDWLMWSVMLTGAYLFVIGGIMQMFPNLGRRSSVDQQIQ; this is encoded by the coding sequence ATGAAGCTTCCATTCAAGTACCGCCGCGTGCCTTATGCGGAGATACGGGCGTTTTCGGTCCACATACTCACGGCCAGTGGGTCGTTCATGGCGTTTCTGGCGCTTGTTGCGGCGGCTGAGGGCAGGTTTGTCGATCTTTGGTGGTGGCTGGGGCTGGCGCTGCTGATCGACGGCATAGACGGGCCGATCGCACGCAAGCTCAATGTCAAGGAAGTCCTGCCGAACTGGTCGGGCGTCATGCTCGACAATGTGATCGATTACGTCACTTATGTGCTGATTCCTGCGTTCGCGCTGTATCAGAGCGGAATGATCGGGGAGACATTGTCGTTTGTTGCGGCGGGTCTGATCGTGGTTTCGAGTGCAATCTACTATGCCGACACTGGCATGAAGGTTGAAGAGAACTTCTTCTCCGGGTTTCCGGTGGTGTGGAACATGCTGGTGTTTACGCTGTTCGTGATCAAGGCCTCGGAATTGGTTGCTTTCGGCATCGTTCTGGTTGCCGTGGTCATGACATTCCTGCCCATCAATTTCCTCCACCCGGTCCGTGTGGCACGGTTGCGGCCGCTCAATCTGACCGTGTTCGGAATCTGGTCGGTGCTTTCGGGCTACGCCCTGCTGCTGCACTTCGACAGTCCGGACTGGCTTATGTGGTCGGTGATGTTGACGGGAGCCTATTTGTTTGTGATTGGGGGGATCATGCAGATGTTCCCAAATCTGGGTCGGCGATCATCGGTTGATCAACAAATACAGTGA
- a CDS encoding DUF2182 domain-containing protein: MLTPRSSNDPLDGRFDHLDRSGRAVAQLARRPVWPVFAMVAVTTGIAWWFLFSMAGAVAELSGSARPLGPGMALIAQFLPVDAGSFAARIADLCLSVDSGALLLGSPGLGLFAALLIMWLAMAAAMMLPTAAPMIRTYAEIADTAAARGDPVVHPLVLTGGYLAVWALAALAFAAVQLLVGALSGAGAAGPAQGMVAGLILILAGAYQFSALKEACLTKCRNPFTTLFARWQTRVSGVFKLGMEQGLWCLGCCWALMLIMLAVGSMNVIWMAALTLLTFLEKTGSGRVTSRLVGAIVGLWGVALIFSSAV; this comes from the coding sequence ATGTTAACGCCACGCAGCAGCAATGACCCGCTCGACGGCCGGTTCGATCATCTTGACCGGTCCGGCCGCGCCGTGGCTCAGCTGGCGCGCCGCCCTGTCTGGCCGGTCTTCGCGATGGTGGCGGTCACCACCGGTATTGCCTGGTGGTTCCTGTTCTCGATGGCTGGCGCGGTGGCTGAATTGTCCGGGTCGGCAAGGCCGTTGGGCCCAGGGATGGCGCTGATTGCTCAGTTCCTGCCTGTCGATGCCGGTTCTTTTGCCGCCAGGATTGCCGATCTGTGTCTTTCAGTTGACTCCGGCGCCTTGTTGCTTGGCAGTCCGGGTTTGGGGCTTTTTGCAGCATTGTTGATCATGTGGCTGGCGATGGCGGCGGCGATGATGCTTCCGACAGCGGCGCCGATGATTCGCACCTATGCCGAGATTGCCGACACCGCGGCTGCCCGCGGCGATCCCGTTGTGCACCCGCTGGTGTTGACTGGGGGTTATCTTGCGGTCTGGGCATTGGCGGCACTGGCTTTTGCGGCGGTTCAGTTGCTGGTCGGCGCGCTCAGTGGTGCAGGGGCAGCAGGTCCGGCTCAGGGTATGGTTGCGGGGCTGATCTTGATTTTGGCCGGTGCCTACCAGTTTTCAGCGCTCAAGGAGGCGTGTCTGACCAAGTGCCGCAATCCCTTCACAACCCTCTTTGCCCGTTGGCAGACGCGCGTTTCGGGCGTATTCAAACTGGGGATGGAGCAGGGTCTCTGGTGTCTCGGGTGTTGCTGGGCACTGATGCTGATCATGCTTGCAGTGGGCAGCATGAATGTGATCTGGATGGCGGCGCTGACGCTGCTTACGTTTCTTGAAAAAACCGGCAGCGGCCGCGTGACAAGTCGCCTCGTGGGCGCAATAGTGGGGCTTTGGGGAGTGGCGCTGATTTTCAGTTCAGCGGTCTGA
- a CDS encoding extracellular solute-binding protein, with amino-acid sequence MRQKLVMLFSLLASLLGAVAVAQAEPVHAIAMHGEPALPADFTHLPYVNPDAPKGGKITYGVVGTFDSVRPFIVRSMRTHARGIVDPEYGNLIYETLMMRSQDEPFTLYGLLAESVEWDEDRSFIQYNLNPAARWSDGKPVTADDIIFTMELLRDKGRPPFSTRLNRVEKMEKVSDLSVRFTFNETSNREYPLILSLSPVLPKHATDAETFDQSTLEPGVGSGPYLISEIKPGERITYTRRDDYWAKDLPIKRGIDNYDEISVEYFLSETAQFEAFKKGVFDVYPDGSATNWARGYDFPAVENGEIVRKEYDRKTPSGMYGFVFNTRSPLFEDVRVRKALTLLFDFEWANRSLYDNAYTRTRSFWDGSELSSYGKPADAREREILTPFPDAVPAGIMEGTWTLPVSDGSGRDRKIQRAAYTLLQEAGYRIAEGQLVDADGKPFTFGLMTQNEGQEKLAVAYQRSLAALGIDMSIRTVDDAQYQQRSQTFDYNMIMKSFPSSLSPGAEQINRWGSASRDRQGSFNFAGAASPAIDAAIDALLNARTADDFRSAVRAYDRVLLAGYYVVPAFHLGKSWVAHRSRIAEPEGDAPLYGYYLPAWWDTTAAR; translated from the coding sequence ATGCGACAAAAACTGGTGATGTTGTTTTCACTTTTGGCAAGCCTGCTGGGCGCTGTGGCGGTGGCCCAGGCGGAACCCGTGCACGCAATTGCCATGCATGGCGAACCGGCACTGCCCGCGGATTTCACCCATCTTCCCTACGTCAATCCCGACGCCCCCAAGGGCGGGAAGATCACCTATGGCGTGGTCGGAACATTCGACAGCGTTCGCCCGTTCATCGTAAGGAGCATGCGCACCCATGCCCGCGGTATTGTCGACCCGGAATACGGCAACCTGATATACGAGACATTGATGATGCGCTCGCAGGACGAGCCGTTCACGCTTTACGGATTGCTCGCCGAGAGCGTGGAATGGGATGAGGACCGCAGTTTCATCCAATACAATCTCAATCCGGCTGCGCGCTGGTCGGATGGCAAGCCGGTCACAGCCGACGATATCATCTTCACCATGGAATTGCTCAGGGACAAGGGACGCCCGCCCTTCTCCACCCGTCTCAACCGCGTCGAAAAGATGGAGAAAGTCTCCGATCTTTCGGTGCGCTTCACGTTCAACGAGACATCGAACCGGGAATATCCCTTGATCCTGTCTCTGTCGCCGGTGCTGCCGAAACACGCGACCGACGCCGAGACGTTCGATCAGTCGACACTTGAACCGGGGGTCGGCTCGGGCCCCTATCTGATCAGCGAGATCAAGCCCGGAGAACGGATCACCTACACGCGGCGCGACGATTACTGGGCGAAGGACCTGCCGATCAAGCGCGGCATCGACAATTATGATGAAATCTCGGTCGAGTACTTCCTGTCGGAAACCGCTCAATTCGAAGCCTTCAAAAAGGGTGTTTTCGACGTCTATCCGGATGGCAGTGCCACCAACTGGGCGCGGGGCTATGATTTTCCAGCTGTCGAGAATGGCGAGATCGTTCGCAAGGAATACGACCGGAAAACCCCTTCCGGCATGTACGGCTTTGTCTTCAACACCCGAAGCCCTTTGTTCGAAGATGTCAGGGTCCGCAAGGCGCTTACGCTTCTTTTCGATTTTGAATGGGCAAACCGCAGCCTCTACGACAATGCGTACACCCGCACCCGTTCCTTCTGGGACGGCTCGGAGCTTTCCAGTTACGGCAAACCGGCCGATGCGCGCGAACGCGAAATCCTGACCCCGTTTCCGGACGCCGTTCCTGCCGGCATCATGGAGGGAACCTGGACATTGCCTGTGAGCGACGGATCCGGCCGGGACCGGAAGATCCAGCGCGCGGCGTACACCCTTCTCCAGGAGGCCGGTTACCGGATTGCCGAAGGGCAGCTGGTCGATGCGGATGGAAAGCCCTTCACCTTCGGGCTTATGACTCAGAACGAGGGTCAGGAAAAACTCGCCGTCGCCTATCAGCGTTCGCTCGCAGCTCTCGGCATCGATATGTCGATCCGGACGGTCGACGATGCTCAGTACCAGCAGCGCTCACAGACCTTCGACTACAACATGATCATGAAATCATTCCCGTCGTCTCTGTCGCCTGGTGCCGAGCAAATCAACCGCTGGGGATCCGCGTCGCGGGACCGCCAGGGCTCTTTCAATTTCGCCGGCGCAGCCAGCCCGGCCATTGACGCGGCAATCGATGCGCTTCTCAATGCACGCACGGCGGACGATTTCCGCTCCGCAGTGCGCGCCTATGACCGGGTGCTGCTGGCAGGCTATTATGTCGTGCCAGCATTTCATCTGGGCAAATCCTGGGTGGCTCACCGCAGCCGCATCGCGGAGCCGGAAGGCGATGCACCGCTCTATGGCTATTATCTTCCCGCCTGGTGGGACACCACAGCCGCACGCTGA
- a CDS encoding AEC family transporter: MAEIAGLVLPFFGLILLGYIAARITRQPHEAMGWLNTFIIYVSLPALFFKLLSQTPIEQLARWDYVLTSMVVTYTVFALVFAIAILIRRASIGDATIQGLAGAYGNIGYMGPGIAILAFGEPAAVPVALIFCFENIMHFTIAPMMMALAGGDNRGAGALALSVVRKIAFHPFIIATAVGVAAAAIQFEPPVPVGRLIDYLAQAAAPCALFAMGVTLALRPLKRVPVELGFIVPMKLIAHPVLMYLGLSLIGDFDPVWVYTAVLLASLPTATNVFVIAQQYSTWVERASATVLVTTVSSVASVSALLWLITSGTLPPDLFPS, encoded by the coding sequence ATGGCTGAAATCGCAGGTTTGGTGTTACCTTTTTTTGGTCTGATCCTGCTCGGCTACATCGCTGCGCGGATCACCAGGCAGCCGCATGAAGCGATGGGCTGGCTCAACACCTTCATCATATATGTGTCGCTGCCGGCCCTGTTTTTCAAATTGCTGTCGCAGACGCCGATCGAACAGCTGGCGCGCTGGGACTATGTTCTGACCAGCATGGTGGTGACCTACACCGTGTTTGCGCTGGTGTTTGCCATTGCCATCCTGATCCGGCGCGCGAGCATCGGCGACGCGACGATCCAGGGACTGGCGGGAGCCTATGGCAATATCGGCTATATGGGACCGGGGATCGCCATCCTGGCATTTGGCGAACCGGCAGCGGTGCCGGTGGCGCTGATCTTCTGTTTTGAAAACATCATGCATTTCACCATCGCACCCATGATGATGGCGCTTGCGGGCGGTGACAACCGCGGCGCGGGCGCGTTGGCGCTCAGCGTGGTGCGCAAGATCGCCTTTCACCCATTCATCATCGCCACGGCCGTGGGGGTGGCAGCCGCCGCGATCCAGTTTGAGCCGCCGGTTCCGGTCGGGCGCCTGATTGACTATCTGGCGCAGGCCGCAGCGCCGTGTGCCTTGTTTGCCATGGGGGTGACGCTGGCGCTCCGGCCACTCAAACGGGTGCCGGTCGAGCTTGGTTTTATTGTTCCGATGAAGCTGATCGCCCATCCGGTGCTGATGTATCTCGGCCTGAGCCTGATCGGTGATTTTGACCCGGTCTGGGTCTATACGGCAGTGCTTCTGGCTTCATTGCCCACCGCCACAAATGTGTTTGTGATCGCCCAGCAATATTCGACCTGGGTCGAGCGGGCATCGGCGACGGTACTGGTGACAACCGTCAGCAGTGTTGCAAGCGTATCAGCTCTTTTGTGGCTGATCACGAGCGGCACCTTGCCACCGGACCTGTTTCCAAGCTGA